From the genome of Lytechinus pictus isolate F3 Inbred chromosome 4, Lp3.0, whole genome shotgun sequence:
acaaacgaaacatgcatgggtatttcaaaccacgactcaaatcatgttatctcacagaaccatcactacataaaacacaacaaaacatcaaaagtGAAGAAGcgggggcttgatttgaatggattttcatctctattgacacagacaaaagaacctacatgttctgtattgacccttcatgattatttctgctcgttttgcagcttttcaattcagacctcatcccacacttttgaatcctgctcttttcgtaatGGCATGATCTTatcaagcatggtatcattttaaagaaaattaaatgatcttttgaatgatatcaaatatgtctGTAATAAATAGATCTTCTGCAATGACTAaactaattaatatcaatatatCAATTCAGTTAACTTGAAACGACAACAGAAGGGAAAAGGGTCATATTTCCATTCAGAAATTCATTTGATGTGGTACTTAAGGTATCAAATTTAACATCTGTAAGATTATTaatatctaaaatattgttttagGTTCTCAATGTCATCATTACTTTGATATTAACATTTTTAGATTTGATtttcgtcaccatcatcatgatcattactCGTGTATTAAAGCTGAATATAGTTTTGTTAACAGCAATCGACCCCTTTATCTGACTTACGGGGTTGGAAGCTTGCCTGAGGGGCTCTGCCAGGGATCGGGCCAAGTAGAGCAACTGGGCACATGGAAGGGCTGCATCAGTTGCTCCAATAAAATTGAACATATTGAAGTACTTGCTGTCGTAATGACAGGCAAGGGTCAGGCGCCGTTCGACATTGGGGTTGTGGGTTGCAATGATGTTGGTGAATGTTTTCGTGCCATGGGGAGTTATGTCTTGGAATATGTGCAGATTAACGTCCCATCCTCCAATACTCTCCAGCTGCTCAACAATGTGCTGCAGTGGAATCAATGGATAAACCGTACTTATTTGtgtaaatataatattaatgCAAATTATACTGAGTCATGAGAATTTCACTCATTTTTTGCGCTcttttatatgcttttcacactgcatttctttaaccccatactatccttaacctaAGACTATcgttaaccccatactatctttttttggattcaacactgtctttcttaaccccattaTCTGCTTAGctggggttaacgccttaaccccggactatcccacagctcatgaatattgatgattttaccatacagagcgtgattaacgtgcaatttcgacttctgtgattggccataaaacgtagtgtgaaaacgaagtgggctaagcttaaccctgggaaattggtggggctagcccccccccccttaggccCACCAATTTCCCAGGGTTAAGGGGGaaaagtacagtgtgaaaaAGCATATTAGAAACTCCACTCACCATCCGCCACAGTCCTGCCCAGTCTTTCTTTGGCCAGCCCAAGATCCATAAAATTAATGTCCCTCTCCGGCTTACTGTATCCATCAAGGGATTCTCCCACCTGTAAGTCACCTAGCTCGGATTGTCCAACCACTGGTAGGACAGTCCATCCATCATGTCATCAACTCAAATCATTTCATCTCTTTTCAGAAAACAACCATCAACCATTCGATGTAAAATCCTTTAATCACCAATTTCCCCGTCGTCGAAACCTGCAAGTCAGGGTCGACttgtattttcaaataatgaacaaaatatcaattCTTCCAAGCTTATTGATCTGAAGCGACTTTCGGCCTTAATTGATCAAGTAAATCCCAAATAAGGCCCTAACTTAACGTATCGTCAACTTTTAAAGTTGACATCAGTCTCTTGACCATCAGATTGCTTTTGACCGTCAATTAGTGATTTGAAATTCCATTCATCAATTTGCCGATGCGTGGTCCGGGTGCGTGGTAACGGTCCACATTAAGAATTATGCTATAGGCACTACTATATGCTTTcagtattattttaaaaattgaaatacccAACATTGGTTAAGTTCTGGTCTAACGAATGACGAACTTACATCACGtgctacactcttaaaaatgttgggcaacatacggtccacacaacaattggttaaaactttatccaattctgggtagttttacaccaataatgtgtagttttcacccaaagcacacattattggtgtaaaactacccagaattggataaagttttaaccaattgttgtgtggaccgtatgttgcccaacatttttaagagtgtattctGCTACCCGTTGTATCAGGAACTCTTGTAATGAGAAGAGGGTTCAGATCACATAATTTGAGATCTTGTACATTGACTGCATTTGCCACAGATATAAGGGAAGTCGTGTCGAGTGAAGATACATTGTGTTCTCTCTGTAATAATACAACATTAGAGCATAATTTTAAACAATTGAGCCTGGCCTGCATTACCTAATGCAATTTAACAACATTGTTGGCTTTGAAACAACTGCATGTATGTCAAGAAGTCTTtccagaaagagagaaaaataagacaTTCATTTAATAATAAAGTCCTAATGCATTTGATCTCAATCAACATTTTAAGCTGactctttttatttcctttcataTAATCTGTGATATAAATAttaaaagttcaatttaattggattcaatattttccccggATAtagaattttcaacaaaattcaaattcttATTAAAGTTGATTGATCTGAAATGAATTGACCTTTGTCCTTTGACCAAGTTTCACACAGTGACCAGAAAAATACACTCATCTAATTTCTGATACATTTTAATTACTATATCCACGTTATATACTGACtgataatttcaaaatcatcttgcaaatTCAAAATTACAGCATTGGTTGGTTTTGTTAAGTTGATATTAGCTTATTCGCCCCGAAATGTCATTTGacctttatgaaataaaattatgtttttccATTTGTCGATGATTGATAACCATATTATGATAGTTTAAAGGAATAGGGACTTCTActtgtaaaattaaaaaatcaaaatcttaaccttggtaaggttttgtatattgataccACGAcctggtcaaagttcattgacctgaaATGACCCTTATCATGTGAACATGTAAATCCGCATACTTTTTTAAGTTAAATGATGGCATTTAAAAAGATttcatttcaatgttgacgacgccaccGCCGCAGTCTGAAAAggggcgcctatagtctcgctctgctatgcaggcaacaCATGCCTTAGACATATATTTATTAACCACCAGAATAATCATAAATTTGTACTTTCTTTAACTTCTATTCTCCAATGCTTAAATCAATATAAGACCATCGGGACCATGACGTTAGATATCTTATTGAATaatattgtatcattttgtggccttgtcaatttattttaaaaaaatgaccttGTCCAAAATGTATTGAAACTTAAAGCTTGGTCCTGAATATCACACTAAAACTGTAAATATTGCTCGATCTAAGGAGCATATTTGAATGGGAATAATCATAGTATGTTTGTTTCTCCAGTAATCCCATGTCAAGCATTTAAACATGTCTGTCCAAGCGAATAAGCTTGCATTCCCCgagaaaacattttaaaaaaatacattcaacGTACATTGGAACTTGGTATATATCTCTTAATCACGTGATGATCTCTGTCGGCGTCTGTTTTGCCTGTCGATGCTAATAATGTTAGTGACACAACTATACAGCCAAGCAGGGGCCGACCGAGGTGGAACAGCCCGGACGCCTGGCGTGGCGTTGGCGCACTTGTTAAACCAGATATGAGCGACGTTCTCGCAGACTCGGTGTCCAGCGCAGTCACTTCTGACTTTGGTTCCTGCATTATGTTGGATTAACACTTCACTAAAGTCAACTGCTAATGAAATAAATCACTCAAGTGAAACCCCTGTGATGATACGTTTGACGTattatgatgaaaatgtttCAACCTATAATGAAAGCATATAAAACAGTCatcagtatttaaaaaaatatatataagtcAAAGCACAGAAAGGTAAACAAAAATGGTCTGAAACAAAACTAAAATCTAGGCCTATTCTAGAcatataaaacacatttttaaaaaattcagcattatcttgaaaatctaaagagaagagaagaaggaCGAGAAGACAATATGACGAGTTGTTGAAACTCGGCAAGACAACTTGTTGGTGACAAGAATACAAGATGACGAGTTGTTGAAACTCGGCAAGACAACTTGTTGGTGACAAGAATACAAGATGACGAGTTGTTGAAACTCGGCAAGACAACTTGTTTGTgacaagaagaaaagaagacgaGTTATTCAAATCGATTGTTTAGGAGAAGAAGACAAGATGCCGAGTTTGATTTCGGTGCATAGCACGTGCACACGCCCCTCCCCCTTGGCTATTTCTTGTTGTATAATGCGTATTAGAAAATCACTATTTTGGAGCGCACATTGAGGCAAAAGTCTTTTGTGCTAAACAGTAcagccttgaaaccacttgaagaggaaaaagtaggttttgttctaccagctaaagaagtggcacatcgaagcctaccttCTGGTTTAAGAGAAGGAGCATATTACATATTGTGTAAATGCATTTAAATGATTATGCTAAATAGTCTAATGAAATTGCTCAAGGTTGCTATAATTAGGGCAACCAAACTGAACTTACAATATCCATCTAGAACACGAatcaacaataacaaaaaaaaacaccttgcACTTAACAACTTTTCCTGGTATGAAAAAATTCTACTGGACTAAAAAGTCAATGAGGCAAAGCAGTTGGACATCATTTCGTTTAAAATCGTTAATGAAATCCGTAATACCAACTGAAATATCAAGAATTGTACAACAAATGAAAAGTAAGCATGTCTCATTAAGTAAATCACGATTAGCATAGTGTGCACATtatttttgcaacattttagaaatattttattgaataaaaatataagcttcctttattgattataatatttgaGCTCATCATAACACTTCTTTGTGGTATTTCCATTAAAGAAGGGATGCTAATTTTGCCAAGACATTTGAAATGATTAAACAACAGAAGAGAGCTTGCAAATATGAATTgagataatttatttgttttaactatctgttttgaagtaaaagatgtcatttatattcatatgtgtgatattttgtttatttagaaTCCATATTCAAAGAGAGTCTTCTaggagaaagaaaatatatggcAAGGACTGCCCACTGTGTCTGGCTTAGGGTCTCGCAAATTTCTCAGATCACCTAAAAAGAAAGCACAGGGGTATACTTGGGTAGATGCTGGTAGAAAGAAAGGTACTCTATTTACAATCTTCTGAAGCCTACACTACCGTGTGAGTAAACAaaattgacacctcacaaattcccatttgaagaaaaaatgtgtcatgaacacattaccattattattatatggcTGGAAAGAGTATATCCTCCTAAATACTTTGATACCCATATTTATGTGATATTCATTCATGTGGTATTCTTTGCaatgatatacatttttatttgcgcCAAAGTATAAAGGCATGACTGCAGTAAATAAAttcagatgtcaatgatgtcatgtAATCCTACAGGAGTTgcattaaaattcatttaaaaacacttttcagtaatttacattataattgttcaaTAAACACTTTTTGGTATCAATTTTCGAGTTAATTTCATTGGAAAGGGATTTGCAAATGTACTTACTCATGTAGGATtgtgacatcattggcatctggggttcattcattgcattcatgccttactttggcatGAAAGATAAAAGTatagtttttgttttttcacctAGTTGCAAAGtgtgatcactcatgcatgaatgattataATTCATGAAGTGTGATAATGCGCGCTGGGGATCAAGAGGGGGTGGCACACCCaacccgtgcccccccccccctttaagaagcaaaattaaattttgtaatGTAAGAATTCCattaaaacaaagtttttttttgcttgtcaaatttttcctcggaaaaatgtgccgcccttttggaaaatcctggatctgcccctgataATGCATACTTTCACACCTATTTGTGATCATTGAAGCATATCTCGCAATGCTTCAATgatcatgttttatttcttatttttcctgAGAGAAGATATGACACTCTTTTTTCATATAAGATTGTAATCCTTTTCACcggttttatttattttgacaggaacttgaatatgaaaatgaatatatttataccaaataataaaatcaatgaGGCAACACCAGTTATACATCAATTcgtttaaaattgtttttataaaatccgtaataaagaatgaaatatcaaGAATTGTTTATCAAATTAAAGCATTTCATCTTATCTCtctgaaaaatagaaaataagtcATTATCATTGAAGCATTGCGTGCTATGCTTCAGTGATCACAGCAAGGTCTGAAAATATGCACTCTTGCAATTATAATTCATAGTCATTGATGCGTGACCAGTCACAATTTTTCACTAGGTGCAAAACAATGGCTTTATCTCCCTCTTTCGAATGATatataattcattatattttatgatCTGATGATGGCCAAGTTACGAATTTCCTGGTTCCAAGATAATTCATCTTCTCATTTTGCATCGCTGTAGTGTGTAATTCTTATAGACACATGTCCATTGGTTCTCTGATATGTTACCTTCTCTAACATCAGCTAGGATGTCTTTGGTAATGTGATATTATTAAGGAGCCTATGAAgtgaatgaaattaaattgttttaattCATAATCTATGCAATTATCGTTATCagcctaattagcataatgagcTAATTGGCATTATGTGTAATACATACGTATTTGTGAATGTCTATTCAGAACACTCCCAATGCATAGATAATGCAGCCCCCTATGGATTTCTATGGCGAGGAATTaatttatgatatcatttttttcatattaaccAATGAAATTGgcataattagcataatgcgctaagaaagaaagaaagaaagaaagaaagaaagaaagaaagaaagaaagaaagaaagaaagaaagaaagaaagaaagaaagaaagaaagaaagaaagaaagaaagaaagaaagaaagaaagaaagaaagaaagaaagaaagaaagaaagaaagaaagaaagaaagaaagaaagaaagaaagaaagaaagaaagaaaaagaaaagcagaaaggaaaaggaaaaagataaGTAAATTGAACAGTCAAAAATTGCAATGTTTACtatggaaaatagaaaaaaaaatcactcccaatgcgattttgttcagaaaacttgacaaccaaaaaaagttttttcacaCCAAAATGAAGGAGATTTAGGTCAAATCTCTCTATTATAATTAGAACAAAATTTCAATAAGCATCTTGGCGGTGACTCAACACCCATGCTTCCCAGGGCGAATGGGATTTATTTATTACccttaataatgaaataatccaGTAATTCAAGTGTTACCGTTTCAAGTCGTACTTAAATGACCATTCTGTTCATcgtttcaaaaagtgcttagaatctGAGCTTTTGGGatcagaaaatcattttttgctcgcgcttcgcgctatgATGAATTATTTAGACAGATAGGCAGATTATTTGGACAGATCTTGTTAGGCtgaaaaaagtgcttagaatgtccagttatTGCTTGgaataacatttatttttaactcGCATAAACTTTTAGTTAGATACCCTTTTGTTCATGATTATCCAAAGTGCTTACAATGTCTtaattttaggtaagaatatcataaattttcagctcgcgcttcgcgctcgcatcaatagttTGGATAGATAGGCCTACCCATTCTGTTCATGGTCACAAAAGTGTTTTaatagaatgtccagttttatGTTGGAATACCTTGGAATAATTTTTCAGCTCACGCTACGCATTcccataaaatgtttagttaAATACCAATCCTGCTTGATgactaaaagtgcttagaatgtcaaaattttaggtcagaatatcaatattttaagctcgcgctctgcgctcgcataatttttttttagaggcCAATCTTGTTCATCATTCATTTTTAGGGGGCGCCATTGTTTTGAATTGTACACAAGGGCGCCAAAATCAGGTAGGGCCCACGGGGTGCAAAATCCTGTTATGCGCTTGCCTGATATGTCATCTTGTTTGTAAGGAAAACAAAGAGGTGATTAAAACTTAAGACTTTAGTATGGACTACCCCGTaaccaaaaatataaacaaaatcagCTCTTAGCAGCCGACTAAGAAAATgtaggtgaaaatatttttccgccccccccccctaaattgttatgcttccgccgccaatgcatTATGTTAGTTACGttaattaccatgattacattGGTAAGAATGGAAACCTGGTGTCATAAATGAATTCCTCATCTTAGGGAACCTTAGAAGAGCTGTATTGTTCattgtttgggttttttctAGACATTACagttacaataaaatgtatacgtTGCACAAATATGCTCATTAGCGCATTATGCTTATTATGCATTGGTTCAAATGGAGAAACAATTCCAAAGAATtccgaaaaattgcaaaattacaatataatttcaaaaaataattttgtcatgattataatctaataattatgattatagaatatagtaattattttttaaatgtttgtttAGTGTCTTTGCAAAAGGCTTTgtgcttatttatttattatttatctattcacgTTTTCTTTAAAAGACAGGGCATATAGGCCCATTCAAGCCAAATGGCCTGCGTTACAAGAGAGCCCTGTCAAAATATACAtgcataataaacataacaaatacagaaataaaaacagtgaatgaaaatgaataaaaacaacgttttcattaaaataaaaatcataaatgaaatgAGTATATATAGAACAacgaaaataatatataaacacAAAGACAAAGCATGATGGGCCCAAATCATTACAAGTAACGAAAAAAGAACATAAGACAGTGGTCATTATGGTTAAATAGAAAATTTGTTCAATGGGTCTGGTGTTGCCTAAGGCGTCTTTTGAAGATAGGAGGGAAGGGGATGATAATATGAAGTGGTAGGAAGTTGAAAAGTTTGGTTGCAATGTAAGAAAAGGAACGTTTTTTTGTTATCTGTTTTGGGTTTAGGAAGGTATAACTGATTGGTAAGAACATGTCGAGTAGGGTAGATGGTATGACGGTAAGTAATTAATCTTCTGAGATATGGAGGGGATAATCTATTCAATACTTTATAAACTAAAACgcaatattaataattaaatcTAGTGTGTATGGATTGCCATTTTAAACTATTAAGTAATTGAACAGTAGGGGTATAATAATCAGCGTGTAATATGAGGcgggcatatttattttgacatCTTTGTAATCTTAAGAGGTCTTTCTACGACGCCCAGACTGTACTGCAATAATCAATGTGGGGGAGAATTAATGTATAATACAATTGTTTTAATTCTAATAGAATGGATAGAATATGTTATTTTTCTAATAACCTCGTTGACATGAGGAGACCAATCAAGATGCTGGTGTACAACAACTCCTAGATATTTAACCTTATTTACATTCTGAAGTGTTTcaccattcatttttatttctaaatttgatattttttctttctgcttgAAAACAATATGACAATTATACCGTTCTTCCAAAACCATTTCGTAAGGATATTAATGTTTCTTTGCAGCTGTTTTTGTACAGTTTCTTCCATAACTTGGGATAAAAATAGctgtatcatctgcatataaaGATAAGTGTGTTTAGGTTTGGAAGGGTAAACTAGTAATATCATTAATGtacatacaaaaaaatcaagggCCCCAAAATGGAG
Proteins encoded in this window:
- the LOC129259704 gene encoding glutaminyl-peptide cyclotransferase-like → MQEPKSEVTALDTESARTSLISGLTSAPTPRQASGLFHLGRPLLGCIVVSLTLLASTGKTDADRDHHVIKRYIPSSNHIVEQLESIGGWDVNLHIFQDITPHGTKTFTNIIATHNPNVERRLTLACHYDSKYFNMFNFIGATDAALPCAQLLYLARSLAEPLRQASNPPVTLQLIFFDGHESFIRWSDRDSLYGSRQLAGEYIDRTSIGTLLDGMDILVLLNRLGSKNSNFINFFYDTSVWYNHMIDIEQRLKRNKLWYGNDNYFQDNAHFNVDIQDDHIPFRNTIRTLLLATYPFPEVWHTEGDNAAALDDDTISNLSKMFHVFVIEYLGLSVLQ